The genomic DNA CACCACCAGCCCGAGGTCGTACTCGCGCTTGAGCCGGCGCGCCTTGGCACGCAGTACGTCCGGCGACAGGCCCGGTGTGTCGTCGATGAAGATCTTCGACTCCTTGAGCATGCGAATCGCCGCGGTCACCCGGCTCCAGTCCTCGTCCTCGAGCTGGCCCGTGCGCAGGCGGGTGGCGTTGATGCGGCCGTTCGATGAAATCAGACGCAGCGCGAGCTGGCTGGCCGACATTTCCATCGAGAACACCGCCACCGCCTTCTTCGACTTCAGCGCGGCGTATTCGGCGATGTTGAGCGCGAGCGTGGTCTTGCCCATCGCCGGGCGCGCGGCAAGGATCAGCAGGTCGGTCGGCTGCAGGCCCGAGGTCATCTGGTCGAATGCCTCGTAGCCGGTCGGCAGGCCGGTGATGCCGTCGCCGTTGGCGAAGCGCGTCTGCAGGACGTCAAAGGCCTCGGCCATCGCCTTGTTGATGGCGGTGAAGTCGGTGCGCCCGCGCGCCCCGGCCTCGGCGATCGCAAACACCTGCTGCTCGGCCTTGGCCAGGATCTCGCCGGAATCGCGGCCGTCGGGCTGGAAGCCGTCGTTGACGATCTCGGTGCCGACGTCGATCAGCTGCCGCATCACGGCCTTGTCGCGCACGATCTCGGCATAGGCGCGGATGTTGGCGGCCGACGGCGTGGTGCTGGCCAGTTCGACCAGGTAGGCGCCACCGGCCACCTGCTCGGCCAGGCCCTGCGATTCGAACCATTCGCCCAGGGTCACCGCGTCGAACGGGCGGTTGCGTTCGGCGAGCTCACGGATGGCGCGGTAGATCAGCTGGTGGTCGCGGCGGTAGAAGTCCTTGTCGACCAGCATGTCGGCGATGCGGTCGAACGCCTCCGGCGCCAGCATCAGCCCACCGAGGACGGCCTGCTCGGCCTCGACCGACTGGGGCGGGATGCGCAACTGCTCGAGGCGGCCTTCGCGGGCATCGTGCTCGTGGCCGGCGCGGTCGCCGAATCGGGGGCGGGCGGACATCTTCTGGGGAACTCCGGACAGGCGGTGCCGCGGTCATGCGGGCGGCAGGAAACATCGATGCTAGTGCCGATGGCTGTGGGTACGCGATGGAACAACCTGTGGATAACCCGGCCATGCTGGCGCCGGGTGATCTCACTGCGTGCGAACCCGACGCCGCAGAAACACGAAGGGCGCCCTGGGGCGCCCTCCGTCAGCTCCGGTTGGCAGCGCGGATCAGACCGCGACCGCTTCCGGCTCGATCACCACCTTGACCGGCGTTTCGACGTCGGCATGCAGGTGGACGACCACTTCGTACTCGCCCACGTGGCGGAACGGGCCTTCGCCCATCACCACTTCGGACTTGCTGACCTCGACACCGGCCTGCGCCGACAGCGCCTCGGCGATGTCGCGGTTGGTGACCGACCCGTACAGCTTGCCCTCCGACGAGGCATTGGCCTTGAGGTTGACGGTGAAGCCTTCCAGCTTCGAGATGCGCGAGTTCGCGGCTTCCAGCTGGTCACGGGCCTTGGCTTCGTACTCGGCCCGACGGGCTTCGAACGCGGCCAGGTTGTCGGCGGTCGCCGGCACGGCCTTGCCCTGCGGGACCAGGAAGTTGCGGCCGTAGCCCGGCTTCACGGTAACGGTGTCGCCGAGGTTGCCGAGGTTGGTGATCTTCTGCAGGAGGATCAGTTTCATGGTGTTGCTCCGTGTTCGTTAGCGGCGACGCGCGCCGCAACGGGTGCTGTCCGAACGTGCCGTCCGGGTGGACGGGAGCCTCCCCGGAGGGAGGCCCGTGCTTAGACGTTGTGGTTGTCGGTGTACGGGATCAGCGCGAGGAACCGCGCGCGCTTGACGGCCGTGGCCAGCTGGCGCTGGTAGCGCGACTTGGTGCCGGTGATGCGGCTCGGCACGATCTTGCCGTTCTCGGTGATGTTCTGGCGCAGGGTGTTGAGATCCTTGTAATCGATCTCCTTGACACCCTCGGCGGTGAACTTGCAGTACTTGCGGCGACGGAAGAACTTGGACATGACGTGATTCCTCAGGCGGCTTCGGCGGTGTCGTCGGCCTTGTCGGCCTTCTGGGCGTCGTCGCCGGACTCGTCGTCACGGCGGCGGCGTTCGCTGCGCTCGGGCTTGTCGCCCTTGTCGTCCTTGTTCTTCATGATCAGCGACTGCTCGGTGACCGCCTCGTCGCGGCGGATCACCAGGTGGCGCAGGATCGCGTCGTTGAAGCGGAAGGTCTCGACCAGTTCATTCAACACGCCCTGGTCGGCTTCGATGTTGAACATCACGTAGTGGGCCTTGACCAGGTTGTTGATCGGGTACGCCAGCTGGCGACGACCCCAGTCTTCGAGGCGGTGGACCTTGCCGTTGCCGGTTTCGACCATCGAGGTGTAACGCTCGATCATCGCCGGCACCTGCTCGCTCTGGTCCGGATGGACCAGGAACACGATTTCATAGTGGCGCATGGTGTTTCCTTTCGGTTATCGGCCGGCGGACAGTGGATCCACCGGAAGGACAGCCCCCCGTCGCCGCCCTCGGGCGGGCGCAGTGGGGCAAGGGCTCGCCCGGCACAGGGCCGCAGCGAGCCGCGCATTATGGTGGATCAACGACGTGCCCGCAATCGCGGAACGATGGGCGGCTCAGGCGGCCTTGTCGGCGTCGGTGGTGAAGCTTTCCCCGCAGCCGCACTCCGCGGCGGCATTGGGATTGCGGAACACGAACTCGTGGTTCAGCCCCTTCTGCGCGAAATCGATCTCGGTACCATCGACCATCGGCTGGCTGGTGGCATCGACATAGATGCGGATGCCCCCGAACTCGCTGACCGTATCGCCCGGGCGCTCCTCGTGGGCGATGTCGACCATGTAACCCCAGCCCGAACAGCCGGTGCGTTCGACGCCGAAGCGGATGCCGAGCGCGCCGGGGGTGGAGTCGACGAAGCGGCGTGCGCGTTCGAGAGCGGCAGGTGCAAGCGAGATGGCCATGCCGTCGATTCTAGCCCGCCCGGCATACGCGCGCCTTAGCGGCGCCTGAGTTTTCGGTAGACTGCGGCGCTTCCGACAACGATTTTCTGCACGGGATTTCAGCATGACGACGGTAAGCGTGGCGCAGGCGCTGGCGGGCAAGGTGCCCGAGGGCGGCGAGGTGACGGTGCGTGGCTGGGTACGGACCCGGCGCGACTCCAAGGCCGGGCTGAGCTTCGTCAATGTCAGTGACGGGTCGGGGTTCCACCCGATCCAGGTGGTCGCCCCTTCGGATCTGCCCAACTACGACAGCGAAGTGAAGCGGCTCACCGCCGGCTGCGCGGTGATCGCCCGCGGCACCCTGGTGAAGTCGCAGGGCCAGGGCCAGCAGTTCGAGATCCAGGCGCGCGAGGTGGAGGTGGTGGGCTGGGTCGAGGACCCGGAGACCTACCCGATCCAGCCCAAGGCGCATTCGCTGGAATTCCTGCGCGAGGTCGCCCACCTGCGCCCGCGCACCAACCTGTTCGGTGCGGTCACCCGCATCCGCCACTGCCTGTCGCAGGCGGTGCACCGCTATTTCCACGAGCAGGGCTACTACTGGATCAGCACCCCGATCATCACCACGTCCGACGCCGAGGGCGCCGGGCAGATGTTCCGGGTGTCGACGCTGGACATGGCCAACCTGCCGCGCAGCCCGGACGGAAGTGTCGACTTCTCGCGCGATTTCTTCGGTCGCGAGGCGTTTTTGACCGTGTCCGGCCAGCTCAATGTCGAGGCCTATTGCCTGGCGCTGTCGAAGGTCTACACCTTCGGGCCGACCTTCCGCGCCGAGAACTCCAACACCACCCGTCACCTGGCCGAGTTCTGGATGGTGGAGCCGGAGATCGCCTTCGCCGACCTCGCCGAGGATGCACGGGTGGCCGAGGACTTCCTCAAGTACCTGTTCCGCGCGGTACTCGACGAGCGCGCCGACGACATGGCGTTCATCGCCGAGCGCGTGCAGAAGGACGCCATCACCCGGCTGGAGAAGTTCGTCAACGCACCGTTCGAGCGCATCGAGTACACCGATGCCGTGGAACTGCTGCGCAACTCCGGGCACAAGTTCGAGTTCCCGGCCGAATGGGGCCTGGACCTGCAGACCGAGCACGAGCGCTGGCTGACCGAGCAGCACGTCGGCCGCCCGGTGGTGGTGACCAACTACCCCGAGCACATCAAGGCGTTCTACATGCGCCTCAACGACGACGGCAAAACCGTCGCCGCGATGGACGTGCTGGCGCCGGGCATCGGCGAGATCATCGGTGGCTCGCAGCGCGAGGAGCGCCTTGACGTGCTCGACGCGCGCATGGACCAGTTCGGTCTCGACCGCGAGCACTACGGCTGGTATCGCGACTTCCGCCGCTACGGCACCGTGCCGCATGCGGGCTTCGGCCTGGGCTTCGAGCGCCTGGTGGTCTATGTCTGCGGCCTGTCCAACATCCGTGACGCGATCCCCTACCCGCGCGCGCCCGGCCACGCGGAGTTCTGACCACCGTGATCCTGTTCATGGCCCTGGTCTTCGTCGGCGTCGCCATCGGCGGCACCTGCGCCTTCGTGATCTTCTGGCCGCTGTCGCTGGTGCACCTGCGCGAGCGCGAACCCGCGGTGCGCGCCCGGCTGGGCGAGAACGCGTTCCTGCGCCCGGCCGCGCTGCGCTGGCTGCTGTCGGGCGGCTACCGCGAGGTCGCCGACCGCCAGTTCACCGGGCTCGCCACGCCGGCTCGCATTGCGCTGGTGGTCACCATGATCGGCCTCGCATTCGCGGGCCTGCTCGCCCTGTGGGCGCTGAGCTGAGGAATCCATGCACGAGATCCGCGACCCCGCCGGGGAACATACCTATGACGAGTGGTGGCTGGCGACCCTTGGCCGCACGGTGGTCTGGGCGCGGTTGCGCGTGCGCGCTGGCGGCACCGCCGAGGTGTTCGACAGCGACGGCAATACGCTGGCCTACGACAGCGAGGACACCGCGCGGGCGGCGCTGCTGGATGCGGAATTCGTCGGCTACGACGGCCTCGACGAGGACGACGCGCTGGCACGCGGGTTCTCGCTCGAAGAGCTTGCCCCGCCGCAGGCCGGCGACGACGACCAGTTGCGCCCGCTGATGGTGCGCCGGCTGGCCGCCGGGAACGCCTGACCCACCTGCGCCGGAGCTTGCGATGGACCTCGACCTCACCGGCAAGCACGCGCTCGTCTGCGGCGGTTCGGAAGGCATCGGCCGCGCCGCGGCGCATGAACTGGCCCTGCTCGGTGCCACGGTGACCGTACTGGCGCGGCGCGAGCAGGCGCTGCGTGCGGTCGTCGATGCGCTACCCGCGACCCACCGCCAGCAGCACGGCTGGTGCGTCGCCGACGTGGCCGATACGTCGGGCCTGCAGGCAGCGCTGCAACAGCGGCTGGCGCAGCGCCCCGTCGACATCCTGGTCAACAACACCGGCGGCCCGCCGGGTGGCAGTGCCCACGAGGCCGCGGTGGATGCCTATCTCGATGCGTTCCGCCGCCACCTGGTGGCCGGGCAGACACTGGTGCAGGCGGTCCTGCCGCACATGCGCGAACGCCGCTGGGGCCGCATCGTCAATGTCGTCTCGACCTCGGTGCGCGAGCCCATCGCAGGCCTCGGGGTCTCCAATACCGTGCGCGGCGCGGTCGCGGGCTGGGCGAAGACGCTCTCGCGCGAGCTCGCCGCCGACGGCATCACCGTCAACAACGTGCTTCCCGGTTTCACCGAGACCGGGCGCATCGACCAGATCGTTCGCGACCGCGCGGCCCGCGAAGGCCGCGACGAGGCCGACGTCCGCGCGGAGATGGCCGCCGGGGTGCCGGCACGCCGCTTCGCCCGGCCGGAAGAGACCGGCGGCGTCATCGCCTTCCTGTGCTCGCCGGCCGCGGCCTATGTCAACGGCGTCAGCCTGGCGGTCGACGGCGGGCGGATGGCGTCGATCTGACGGCGTAAGCTGTGCGCATGCTGCGCTACCAACACCTCATCGGCGGGCAGCCGCACGGCTCGGAGCACTGGCTCGAAGTCGCCGACCCGGCGCGCGGTCTCGCCTATGCGGAGGTCGCCGACGGCAGTGCCGGGGACGTGCACGCCGCCGTTGAAGCGGCGTCCGGCGCGTTCCCGGAGTGGAGCGGCTGGCCGGCCGAACGGCGCGCACGCTGCCTTGAACGGCTGGCGGACGCGGTGGAAGCGCGCCTCGACGATTTCGCCCACGCCGAAGCCCGCGATGGCGGCAAGCCCTTCGCGCTGGCACGCGATGCGGAGATTCCGCGCGCGATCGCCAACCTGCGCTTCTTCGCCCATGCCGCCACCCAGTTCGCCAGCGAGTGCCACCACGGCCAGGCCGGGCTGAACTACACGCTGCGGCTGCCGCTGGGCGTGGTCGCCACGATCTCGCCGTGGAACCTGCCGCTGTACCTGTTCACCTGGAAGATCGCGCCGGCGCTGGCCGCGGGCAACACGGTGGTGGCGAAGCCCTCCGAGATCACCCCCGCCACTGCCACCATGCTGGGCGAACTGCTGCATGGGGCCGGCTTTCCCGATGGCGCGCTCAACATCGTCCACGGCCGCGGCGCGGTGGTGGGCGAAGCACTGGTGTCGCACCCGCAGGTGCGTGCGATCTCGTTCACCGGCAGCACCGCGGTGGGCCGGCGGATCGCGGCGATCGCGGCGCCGATGCTGAAGAAGCTGTCGCTCGAGCTCGGCGGCAAGAACGCCACGCTGGTGTTCGCCGACAGCGACTGGGAAGACCAGCTCGACACCATCGTGCGCTCGACCTTCCAGAACAGCGGGCAGATCTGCCTGTGCGGCTCGCGCCTGCTGGTGGAGCGCGCCATCTGGCACCGCTTCCGCGATGCGCTGGTCGCACGCGTAGGCGAACTGGTGCCCGGCGACCCGATGGATCCCGATGCGCGCATGGGCCCGCTGGTGTCGCAGGTGCACTTCGACAAGGTGATGGCCGCCATCGCGCGCGCGCGCGACGAGGGTGCGCAGGTCCTGTGCGGCGGGCATGCGCTCGACCGCCCGGGCTGGTTCGTCGCGCCGACGCTGTTCGAAGGCCTGGGTGCCGATACCGCGACCAATCGCGAGGAGATCTTCGGCCCGGTCGCCACCCTGCAACCCTTCGACGATGATGCCCACGCACTGGCGTTGGCCAATGCCTGCGACTACGGGCTTGCCGCCAGCGTGTGGACGCGCG from Luteimonas sp. YGD11-2 includes the following:
- a CDS encoding replicative DNA helicase, which produces MSARPRFGDRAGHEHDAREGRLEQLRIPPQSVEAEQAVLGGLMLAPEAFDRIADMLVDKDFYRRDHQLIYRAIRELAERNRPFDAVTLGEWFESQGLAEQVAGGAYLVELASTTPSAANIRAYAEIVRDKAVMRQLIDVGTEIVNDGFQPDGRDSGEILAKAEQQVFAIAEAGARGRTDFTAINKAMAEAFDVLQTRFANGDGITGLPTGYEAFDQMTSGLQPTDLLILAARPAMGKTTLALNIAEYAALKSKKAVAVFSMEMSASQLALRLISSNGRINATRLRTGQLEDEDWSRVTAAIRMLKESKIFIDDTPGLSPDVLRAKARRLKREYDLGLVVIDYLQLMQVPGNNENRATEISEISRSLKGLAKELNVPVIALSQLNRSLESRTDKRPVMADLRESGAIEQDADMIIFIYRDEYYNKEASPDKGLAEIIIGKHRSGPTGSFKLRFFGEYTRFDNLAHDAMGSFE
- the rplI gene encoding 50S ribosomal protein L9; protein product: MKLILLQKITNLGNLGDTVTVKPGYGRNFLVPQGKAVPATADNLAAFEARRAEYEAKARDQLEAANSRISKLEGFTVNLKANASSEGKLYGSVTNRDIAEALSAQAGVEVSKSEVVMGEGPFRHVGEYEVVVHLHADVETPVKVVIEPEAVAV
- the rpsR gene encoding 30S ribosomal protein S18; translated protein: MSKFFRRRKYCKFTAEGVKEIDYKDLNTLRQNITENGKIVPSRITGTKSRYQRQLATAVKRARFLALIPYTDNHNV
- the rpsF gene encoding 30S ribosomal protein S6 → MRHYEIVFLVHPDQSEQVPAMIERYTSMVETGNGKVHRLEDWGRRQLAYPINNLVKAHYVMFNIEADQGVLNELVETFRFNDAILRHLVIRRDEAVTEQSLIMKNKDDKGDKPERSERRRRDDESGDDAQKADKADDTAEAA
- a CDS encoding iron-sulfur cluster assembly accessory protein is translated as MAISLAPAALERARRFVDSTPGALGIRFGVERTGCSGWGYMVDIAHEERPGDTVSEFGGIRIYVDATSQPMVDGTEIDFAQKGLNHEFVFRNPNAAAECGCGESFTTDADKAA
- the asnS gene encoding asparagine--tRNA ligase, with amino-acid sequence MTTVSVAQALAGKVPEGGEVTVRGWVRTRRDSKAGLSFVNVSDGSGFHPIQVVAPSDLPNYDSEVKRLTAGCAVIARGTLVKSQGQGQQFEIQAREVEVVGWVEDPETYPIQPKAHSLEFLREVAHLRPRTNLFGAVTRIRHCLSQAVHRYFHEQGYYWISTPIITTSDAEGAGQMFRVSTLDMANLPRSPDGSVDFSRDFFGREAFLTVSGQLNVEAYCLALSKVYTFGPTFRAENSNTTRHLAEFWMVEPEIAFADLAEDARVAEDFLKYLFRAVLDERADDMAFIAERVQKDAITRLEKFVNAPFERIEYTDAVELLRNSGHKFEFPAEWGLDLQTEHERWLTEQHVGRPVVVTNYPEHIKAFYMRLNDDGKTVAAMDVLAPGIGEIIGGSQREERLDVLDARMDQFGLDREHYGWYRDFRRYGTVPHAGFGLGFERLVVYVCGLSNIRDAIPYPRAPGHAEF
- a CDS encoding SDR family NAD(P)-dependent oxidoreductase, which codes for MDLDLTGKHALVCGGSEGIGRAAAHELALLGATVTVLARREQALRAVVDALPATHRQQHGWCVADVADTSGLQAALQQRLAQRPVDILVNNTGGPPGGSAHEAAVDAYLDAFRRHLVAGQTLVQAVLPHMRERRWGRIVNVVSTSVREPIAGLGVSNTVRGAVAGWAKTLSRELAADGITVNNVLPGFTETGRIDQIVRDRAAREGRDEADVRAEMAAGVPARRFARPEETGGVIAFLCSPAAAYVNGVSLAVDGGRMASI
- a CDS encoding aldehyde dehydrogenase — its product is MLRYQHLIGGQPHGSEHWLEVADPARGLAYAEVADGSAGDVHAAVEAASGAFPEWSGWPAERRARCLERLADAVEARLDDFAHAEARDGGKPFALARDAEIPRAIANLRFFAHAATQFASECHHGQAGLNYTLRLPLGVVATISPWNLPLYLFTWKIAPALAAGNTVVAKPSEITPATATMLGELLHGAGFPDGALNIVHGRGAVVGEALVSHPQVRAISFTGSTAVGRRIAAIAAPMLKKLSLELGGKNATLVFADSDWEDQLDTIVRSTFQNSGQICLCGSRLLVERAIWHRFRDALVARVGELVPGDPMDPDARMGPLVSQVHFDKVMAAIARARDEGAQVLCGGHALDRPGWFVAPTLFEGLGADTATNREEIFGPVATLQPFDDDAHALALANACDYGLAASVWTRDLARAHRMAAELRVGIVWINSWLVRDLRTPFGGTGQSGVGREGGMEAMRFFTEPKNVSLPYG